The Engystomops pustulosus chromosome 1, aEngPut4.maternal, whole genome shotgun sequence genome has a window encoding:
- the CCDC110 gene encoding coiled-coil domain-containing protein 110 isoform X1 yields MAEPPAAAGKSFDIDEELNSSAQSVLEVFSEMKDTLSESIKKMDSTHSTSLPFQMTSTPKSKDVGRFSHLRQFTDRSFIPFPNTDQISDSEKNDKEKCDKRRDNSTNKSSEVSSMAHKKYRSSDDEFSSVKKPSLTIKDDDEQPKSSKNSSTYHISQPKDSFVSFEIHDDQVFQDQTLSLSELMGNKSETEAVESGQLEISDISWRLSEGTLVDPVTNVSQLIAYDVHLTKEVPSLHESSVLLHTREARISDNSVDRSFSSYRNTSHLKHVISSNSCQEHTASEEKGLHLQKLDQRDISAIKGDGYVFRIQELESYLTESDQLYMQEKRLKSKAAGVHLALKHLRVHEQCLKDENLRCREQISRLKSEKNFLKLSLSKAEQDGEDSIHEISTITDKCEELLKQRKQLQDERSRLSVEKLFLLKDMEDLKREQKRSAEQLALITAEKEKLVKLLNSTKKLLFTHAKEKEELLSRYKEVLEENADLRRKINVKKIQEVKE; encoded by the exons GAAAATCTTTTGACATAGATGAAGAGCTTAACAGCAGTGCACAGTCCGTATTAGAG gTCTTTTCAGAAATGAAAGATACTCTAAGTGAAAGTATTAAGAAaatggatagtacacacagtacaTCTCTGCCATTTCAAATGACCAGTACACCAAAAAGCAAAGATGTG GGTCGTTTCTCTCATCTGCGGCAATTTACAGACAGATCGTTTATACCATTTCCTAACACAGATCAGATAAGTGATTCAGAGAAAAATGACAAAGAGAAATGTGATAAAAGACGCGATAATTCGACCAATAAGTCATCTGAAGTTTCCTCTATGGCACATAAAAAATATCGTAGTTCAGACGATGAATTCTCCTCAGTTAAAAAACCATCTTTGACTATAAAAGATGATGATGAACAACCCAAAAGCAGCAAAAACTCCTCTACCTATCATATATCCCAACCAAAAGACTCCTTTGTTTCATTTGAAATTCATGATGACCAGGTCTTTCAAGATCAAACGTTGTCTCTTAGTGAACTGATGGGAAACAAGTCTGAAACTGAAGCAGTGGAATCTGGACAATTAGAAATTTCCGATATTTCTTGGCGTCTAAGTGAGGGCACCTTGGTAGATCCAGTTACTAATGTCAGTCAGCTCATTGCCTATGATGTCCATTTAACAAAGGAAGTGCCATCTTTACATGAAAGCAGCGTCTTGCTTCATACACGAGAGGCCCGGATCAGTGATAACTCGGTGGATAGGTCGTTTTCATCCTACAGGAACACAAGTCATCTGAAACATGTTATCTCTAGTAACAGTTGTCAGGAACATACTGCAAGTGAAGAAAAAGGACTACATCTTCAGAAGCTGGACCAGAGAGATATATCAGCGATCAAGGGTGATGGCTATGTTTTTAGGATTCAAGAGTTAGAGAGTTACTTAACTGAATCAGATCAACTTTACATGCAGGAGAAGAGGCTGAAGAGTAAAGCTGCTGGTGTCCATTTGGCATTAAAACATCTACGTGTCCACGAACAGTGCCTTAAGGACGAAAATCTCCGCTGCCGAGAACAAATCAGCCGGTTAAAGTCAGAGAAAAACTTTCTTAAGTTAAGCCTATCCAAAGCAGAGCAGGACGGTGAAGACTCTATCCATGAAATATCGACCATCACAGACAAATGTGAAGAGCTTCTTAAGCAAAGGAAGCAATTGCAAGACGAGAGAAGCCGTTTATCCGTCGAGAAACTATTTTTATTAAAAGATATGGAAGACTTAAAAAGAGAACAGAAAAGAAGTGCTGAACAACTGGCCCTTATCACTGCCGAGAAGGAAAAACTTGTCAAATTGTTGAATTCCACCAAGAAATTGCTGTTCACGCATGCCAAGGAGAAAGAAGAGCTACTATCCAGGTATAAGGAGGTGCTGGAAGAAAACGCTGATCTAAGAAGGAAAATAAATGTCAAGAAAATCCAGGAGGTAAAAGaataa
- the CCDC110 gene encoding coiled-coil domain-containing protein 110 isoform X2: protein MKDTLSESIKKMDSTHSTSLPFQMTSTPKSKDVGRFSHLRQFTDRSFIPFPNTDQISDSEKNDKEKCDKRRDNSTNKSSEVSSMAHKKYRSSDDEFSSVKKPSLTIKDDDEQPKSSKNSSTYHISQPKDSFVSFEIHDDQVFQDQTLSLSELMGNKSETEAVESGQLEISDISWRLSEGTLVDPVTNVSQLIAYDVHLTKEVPSLHESSVLLHTREARISDNSVDRSFSSYRNTSHLKHVISSNSCQEHTASEEKGLHLQKLDQRDISAIKGDGYVFRIQELESYLTESDQLYMQEKRLKSKAAGVHLALKHLRVHEQCLKDENLRCREQISRLKSEKNFLKLSLSKAEQDGEDSIHEISTITDKCEELLKQRKQLQDERSRLSVEKLFLLKDMEDLKREQKRSAEQLALITAEKEKLVKLLNSTKKLLFTHAKEKEELLSRYKEVLEENADLRRKINVKKIQEVKE, encoded by the exons ATGAAAGATACTCTAAGTGAAAGTATTAAGAAaatggatagtacacacagtacaTCTCTGCCATTTCAAATGACCAGTACACCAAAAAGCAAAGATGTG GGTCGTTTCTCTCATCTGCGGCAATTTACAGACAGATCGTTTATACCATTTCCTAACACAGATCAGATAAGTGATTCAGAGAAAAATGACAAAGAGAAATGTGATAAAAGACGCGATAATTCGACCAATAAGTCATCTGAAGTTTCCTCTATGGCACATAAAAAATATCGTAGTTCAGACGATGAATTCTCCTCAGTTAAAAAACCATCTTTGACTATAAAAGATGATGATGAACAACCCAAAAGCAGCAAAAACTCCTCTACCTATCATATATCCCAACCAAAAGACTCCTTTGTTTCATTTGAAATTCATGATGACCAGGTCTTTCAAGATCAAACGTTGTCTCTTAGTGAACTGATGGGAAACAAGTCTGAAACTGAAGCAGTGGAATCTGGACAATTAGAAATTTCCGATATTTCTTGGCGTCTAAGTGAGGGCACCTTGGTAGATCCAGTTACTAATGTCAGTCAGCTCATTGCCTATGATGTCCATTTAACAAAGGAAGTGCCATCTTTACATGAAAGCAGCGTCTTGCTTCATACACGAGAGGCCCGGATCAGTGATAACTCGGTGGATAGGTCGTTTTCATCCTACAGGAACACAAGTCATCTGAAACATGTTATCTCTAGTAACAGTTGTCAGGAACATACTGCAAGTGAAGAAAAAGGACTACATCTTCAGAAGCTGGACCAGAGAGATATATCAGCGATCAAGGGTGATGGCTATGTTTTTAGGATTCAAGAGTTAGAGAGTTACTTAACTGAATCAGATCAACTTTACATGCAGGAGAAGAGGCTGAAGAGTAAAGCTGCTGGTGTCCATTTGGCATTAAAACATCTACGTGTCCACGAACAGTGCCTTAAGGACGAAAATCTCCGCTGCCGAGAACAAATCAGCCGGTTAAAGTCAGAGAAAAACTTTCTTAAGTTAAGCCTATCCAAAGCAGAGCAGGACGGTGAAGACTCTATCCATGAAATATCGACCATCACAGACAAATGTGAAGAGCTTCTTAAGCAAAGGAAGCAATTGCAAGACGAGAGAAGCCGTTTATCCGTCGAGAAACTATTTTTATTAAAAGATATGGAAGACTTAAAAAGAGAACAGAAAAGAAGTGCTGAACAACTGGCCCTTATCACTGCCGAGAAGGAAAAACTTGTCAAATTGTTGAATTCCACCAAGAAATTGCTGTTCACGCATGCCAAGGAGAAAGAAGAGCTACTATCCAGGTATAAGGAGGTGCTGGAAGAAAACGCTGATCTAAGAAGGAAAATAAATGTCAAGAAAATCCAGGAGGTAAAAGaataa